The Saccharomonospora glauca K62 genome has a segment encoding these proteins:
- the ilvC gene encoding ketol-acid reductoisomerase — MSVEIFYDADADLGIIQGRKVAVIGYGSQGHAHALSLRDSGVDVRIGLPEGSKSRAKAEEEGLRVLTTAEAAAEADLIMILTPDTKQRAIYEQDIAPNLKDGDALFFGHGFNIRYGLIKPPANVDVAMVAPKGPGHLVRRQFVDGKGVPCLIAVEQDPSGNAQALALSYAAAIGGARAGVIKTTFREETETDLFGEQAVLCGGASALVQAGFDVLTEAGYAPEIAYFEVLHELKLIVDLMYEGGIARMRYSISDTAEYGDLTRGPRVITPEVKENMKAILREIQDGTFAKEWVTEDEQGRPNFAKLQAAGAKHPIEETGRKLRGLMSWVDRPITETA; from the coding sequence ATGTCAGTTGAGATCTTCTACGACGCCGACGCCGACCTCGGAATCATCCAGGGCCGCAAGGTCGCCGTGATCGGATACGGCAGCCAGGGCCACGCGCACGCGCTCAGCCTGCGGGACTCCGGTGTCGACGTCCGCATCGGGCTTCCCGAGGGGTCGAAGTCGCGAGCCAAGGCCGAGGAGGAGGGGCTGCGGGTCCTCACGACGGCGGAGGCGGCCGCCGAGGCGGACCTGATCATGATCCTCACGCCCGACACGAAGCAGCGCGCGATCTACGAGCAGGACATCGCACCGAACCTCAAGGACGGCGATGCGCTGTTCTTCGGCCACGGCTTCAACATCCGCTACGGCCTCATCAAGCCGCCCGCCAATGTGGACGTCGCGATGGTGGCGCCCAAGGGGCCGGGCCACCTGGTGCGCAGGCAGTTCGTGGACGGCAAGGGCGTGCCGTGTCTCATCGCGGTGGAGCAGGACCCGAGCGGCAACGCGCAGGCGCTGGCGCTGTCGTACGCGGCGGCCATCGGAGGTGCCAGGGCGGGCGTCATCAAGACGACGTTCCGCGAGGAGACCGAGACCGACCTCTTCGGTGAGCAGGCCGTGCTGTGCGGTGGCGCCTCCGCGCTCGTGCAGGCCGGTTTCGACGTGCTGACCGAGGCCGGTTACGCGCCGGAGATCGCCTACTTCGAGGTGCTGCACGAGCTGAAGCTGATCGTCGACCTCATGTACGAGGGCGGGATCGCGCGCATGCGGTACTCGATCTCCGACACCGCGGAGTACGGCGACCTCACGCGCGGTCCACGGGTGATCACGCCCGAGGTCAAGGAGAACATGAAGGCGATCCTTCGGGAGATCCAGGACGGCACGTTCGCCAAGGAATGGGTCACCGAGGACGAGCAGGGTCGCCCGAACTTCGCCAAGCTCCAGGCGGCCGGCGCGAAGCACCCGATCGAGGAGACCGGTCGCAAGCTGCGCGGCCTGATGTCGTGGGTGGACCGGCCGATCACCGAGACGGCCTGA
- a CDS encoding 3-isopropylmalate dehydrogenase, with protein sequence MRLAVIPGDGIGPEVVTEALKVLAEVVPNAEITKYDLGASRWHATGELLPESVLNELRQHDAILLGAVGDPSVPSGILERGLLLRLRFELDHHVNLRPGRLYPGVRGPLADPGEIDLVVVREGTEGPYAGNGGLLRKDTEQEIATEVSVNTAFGIRRVVADAFARAEQRPRKHLTLVHKTNVLEHAGSLWSRIVEEESLAHPDVTVAYSHVDAATIHLVTDPSRFDVIVTDNLFGDIITDLVAAVTGGIGLAASGNLDITRRNPSMFEPVHGSAPDIAGQNLADPTAAVLSVALMLDHLGERESARRIEASVAFDLATRDQNSPGSTQAIGDRLAALVSSNTRQAS encoded by the coding sequence ATGCGGCTCGCTGTGATCCCCGGCGACGGGATCGGACCCGAGGTCGTGACCGAAGCGCTGAAGGTGCTTGCCGAGGTTGTCCCGAACGCTGAGATCACCAAGTACGACCTCGGCGCGTCCCGCTGGCACGCCACGGGGGAATTGCTGCCCGAATCGGTGCTGAACGAATTGCGCCAGCACGATGCCATTCTGCTCGGTGCCGTCGGTGATCCGAGCGTGCCGAGCGGCATCCTCGAACGCGGGTTGCTGTTGCGCCTGCGGTTCGAACTCGACCATCACGTCAACCTGCGGCCCGGCCGGCTCTATCCGGGCGTGCGCGGCCCGCTGGCCGACCCCGGTGAGATCGACCTGGTCGTGGTGCGGGAAGGCACCGAGGGTCCGTACGCGGGCAACGGCGGCCTGCTGCGCAAGGACACCGAGCAGGAGATCGCCACGGAGGTCAGCGTCAACACGGCCTTCGGCATCCGCAGGGTGGTGGCCGACGCCTTCGCTCGTGCCGAGCAGCGTCCCCGCAAGCACCTCACGCTCGTCCACAAGACGAACGTCCTCGAACACGCCGGTTCCCTGTGGTCGCGGATCGTCGAGGAGGAGTCGCTGGCGCACCCCGACGTCACCGTGGCGTACTCGCACGTGGACGCCGCGACGATCCACCTCGTCACCGACCCGAGCCGCTTCGACGTCATCGTGACCGACAACCTCTTCGGCGACATCATCACCGACCTCGTGGCCGCGGTCACCGGAGGTATCGGACTCGCCGCGAGCGGCAACCTCGACATCACGCGGCGTAACCCCAGCATGTTCGAGCCCGTGCACGGCAGCGCGCCCGACATCGCGGGCCAGAACCTCGCCGACCCCACCGCGGCTGTGCTGTCGGTGGCGTTGATGCTCGACCACCTGGGCGAGCGGGAGTCCGCGCGCCGTATCGAGGCGTCCGTGGCGTTCGACCTCGCGACTCGCGACCAGAACTCGCCCGGCAGCACCCAGGCCATCGGCGACCGCCTGGCCGCGCTCGTGTCCTCGAACACCCGCCAGGCGAGCTGA
- the ilvN gene encoding acetolactate synthase small subunit, with translation MSHHTLSVLVENVPGVLARVSGLFSRRGFNIESLAVGPTENPEVSRMTIVVAVDQQPLEQVTKQLNKLVNVIKIVELNPAQSVQRELLLVKVRADATVRSQVLETVQLFRAKVVDVSPEALTIEATGTADKINALLRMLEPYGVRELVKSGMVAVGRGARSITATATR, from the coding sequence ATGAGCCACCACACTCTCAGTGTTCTGGTCGAGAACGTGCCCGGCGTGCTCGCCAGGGTCTCCGGCCTGTTCTCCCGCCGTGGTTTCAACATCGAATCCCTCGCCGTGGGACCCACGGAGAACCCCGAGGTCTCCCGGATGACGATCGTGGTCGCTGTCGATCAGCAGCCACTCGAACAGGTGACCAAGCAGCTCAACAAGCTCGTCAACGTCATCAAGATCGTGGAACTCAACCCTGCCCAGTCGGTGCAGCGGGAACTGCTGCTCGTGAAGGTCAGGGCCGATGCCACGGTGCGTAGCCAGGTGCTGGAGACCGTGCAGTTGTTCCGGGCGAAGGTCGTCGACGTTTCGCCGGAAGCGCTGACGATCGAGGCCACCGGCACCGCCGACAAGATCAACGCACTGCTGCGCATGCTGGAGCCCTACGGCGTGCGTGAGCTCGTGAAGTCGGGAATGGTCGCGGTGGGGCGGGGCGCCCGCTCGATCACGGCGACGGCGACCCGCTGA
- the serA gene encoding phosphoglycerate dehydrogenase, translating into MSNSSQPVVLLAEKLAPSAVEVFGDEVEVRHVDGTDRPALLQAVKEADALLVRSATKVDKEVLSAAPKLKVVARAGVGLDNVDVPTATERGVLVVNAPTSNIVSAAEHAIALLLAVARRVPAADQSLRGGEWKRSAYTGVELSGKTIGVVGFGKIGQLVAARLAAFDTKLLAYDPYVSAARAAQLGVELVSLDELLERSDAITIHLPKTPETKGLIDAAALAKVKPGVLVVNAARGGLIDENALAEALREGRVGGAGIDVFAEEPTTSSPLFELPNVVVTPHLGASTREAQDRAGTDVARSTLLALRGDFVPDAVNVASGKVSEEVRPYLSLTQKLGTVLSAFSTKPPASVSVTAAGELASEDVSVLQLAALRGVFAGVVEDQVTFVNAPRLAEELGVQVSVSTEPESQNYRSQVTVRVVHGDGSSHSVSGAVTGKDEVPKLIEVNGRHFDIRAEGHMLLLEYPDRPGIMGRVGTLLGEAGINIEAAQISQTTDRSDAVMLLRVDRAVGSHMLEPIGATVDARMIRALSFD; encoded by the coding sequence GTGAGCAATTCCAGCCAGCCCGTCGTTCTCCTCGCCGAGAAACTTGCCCCGTCCGCGGTCGAGGTATTCGGCGACGAGGTCGAGGTCCGGCACGTGGACGGCACCGACCGTCCCGCGCTGCTGCAGGCGGTGAAGGAGGCCGACGCGCTCCTGGTGCGATCCGCCACCAAGGTCGACAAGGAGGTTCTCTCCGCGGCCCCGAAGCTGAAGGTCGTCGCGCGAGCGGGAGTCGGTCTCGACAACGTCGACGTCCCCACCGCCACCGAGCGCGGGGTGCTGGTGGTCAACGCGCCGACGTCGAACATCGTCTCGGCGGCCGAGCACGCCATCGCCCTGCTGCTGGCCGTGGCCCGCCGGGTGCCCGCGGCCGACCAGAGCCTGCGGGGTGGGGAGTGGAAGCGCAGTGCCTACACGGGGGTGGAGCTGTCCGGCAAGACCATCGGTGTGGTGGGCTTCGGCAAGATCGGGCAGCTCGTGGCCGCGCGGCTCGCCGCGTTCGACACCAAGTTGCTCGCCTACGACCCCTACGTCTCGGCCGCGCGAGCGGCGCAGCTGGGTGTCGAGCTGGTGTCGTTGGACGAGTTGTTGGAGCGCTCCGACGCCATCACCATCCACCTGCCCAAGACCCCCGAGACCAAGGGACTCATCGACGCCGCCGCGCTGGCGAAGGTCAAGCCGGGCGTGCTGGTGGTGAACGCCGCTCGGGGCGGCCTGATCGACGAGAACGCGCTCGCGGAGGCCCTGCGCGAGGGACGTGTCGGTGGCGCGGGCATCGACGTGTTCGCCGAGGAGCCCACGACGTCGAGCCCGCTGTTCGAGCTGCCCAACGTCGTCGTCACCCCGCATCTGGGCGCCTCGACCCGCGAGGCGCAGGACCGGGCGGGCACCGACGTGGCCCGGTCGACGTTGCTGGCGCTGCGCGGTGACTTCGTGCCGGACGCCGTCAACGTCGCGAGCGGCAAGGTCAGCGAGGAGGTCCGGCCGTACCTGTCGCTCACCCAGAAGCTCGGCACCGTGCTCTCCGCGTTCAGCACCAAGCCTCCGGCGTCGGTGTCCGTGACGGCGGCCGGGGAACTCGCCAGCGAGGATGTGAGCGTGCTGCAACTGGCCGCGCTGCGCGGGGTCTTCGCCGGCGTGGTGGAGGACCAGGTGACGTTCGTGAACGCTCCCCGGCTCGCGGAGGAACTCGGCGTCCAGGTGAGCGTGTCCACCGAGCCCGAGAGCCAGAACTACCGCAGCCAGGTCACCGTGCGCGTCGTACACGGCGACGGCAGCTCGCACTCCGTCTCCGGTGCCGTGACGGGCAAGGACGAGGTCCCCAAGCTGATCGAGGTCAACGGCAGGCACTTCGACATCCGCGCCGAGGGCCACATGCTGCTGCTGGAGTACCCCGACCGGCCGGGCATCATGGGCCGGGTCGGCACCCTGCTCGGCGAGGCCGGCATCAACATCGAGGCCGCGCAGATCAGCCAGACCACCGACCGTTCCGACGCCGTGATGCTGCTGCGGGTCGACCGCGCCGTCGGCAGCCACATGCTCGAACCGATCGGTGCCACCGTCGATGCCCGGATGATCCGGGCGCTGAGCTTCGACTGA
- a CDS encoding DUF397 domain-containing protein, translating into MKNASSVVDDKSGVRDELDLSSARWRRLPGDAGDAVEYAFIPHTDGVTYMALRQAFEGNDTVLVFTPSEWDAFLLGVRDGEFDRP; encoded by the coding sequence ATGAAGAACGCTTCTTCCGTCGTCGACGACAAATCCGGCGTCCGTGACGAACTCGACCTCTCCTCCGCGCGGTGGCGGCGTCTTCCCGGAGACGCCGGGGACGCCGTGGAGTACGCCTTCATACCCCACACCGACGGCGTGACGTACATGGCCCTGCGTCAGGCCTTCGAGGGCAACGACACCGTGCTGGTTTTCACGCCGTCCGAATGGGACGCCTTCCTGCTCGGCGTCAGGGACGGCGAGTTCGACCGTCCGTAG
- a CDS encoding GNAT family N-acetyltransferase produces MPELARLLQERTARAVPAETVRCVDGWWLRDAADAAWWVRSVLPHADASDLTSRIAEAEAFYARRGTLARFQITPGACPDSLDSLLAERGYREQSPMSLQTAVTARVAGRLGPPPPWVVVDEQPTRAWFDTWHAVHGGDRRAEWALLERVGRPTGFARAVRDGEVVAVGRAVVDTGWAGLFGIATLPKARGKGAARAVVAALARWAAARHADHLYLQVERDNVTARRLYARAGFTELCGYHYRTATGPEGDS; encoded by the coding sequence TTGCCCGAACTGGCGCGCCTGCTGCAGGAGAGAACGGCCCGCGCGGTACCCGCCGAGACCGTGCGGTGCGTGGACGGTTGGTGGCTACGTGACGCCGCCGACGCGGCGTGGTGGGTGCGGTCGGTACTTCCCCACGCGGATGCCTCTGACCTGACGTCCCGGATCGCGGAGGCGGAGGCGTTCTACGCCCGCCGGGGCACGCTCGCGCGGTTCCAGATCACTCCGGGGGCGTGCCCCGACTCACTCGACTCCCTGCTCGCCGAGCGCGGTTACCGCGAGCAGAGTCCCATGTCGTTGCAGACGGCCGTCACCGCGCGAGTCGCCGGCCGCCTCGGCCCGCCTCCACCGTGGGTGGTGGTGGACGAGCAGCCGACACGAGCGTGGTTCGACACCTGGCACGCCGTGCACGGCGGTGACCGCCGGGCCGAATGGGCGCTGCTGGAGCGGGTGGGACGACCTACCGGGTTCGCCCGCGCGGTGCGCGACGGCGAGGTGGTGGCGGTGGGCCGGGCCGTCGTCGACACGGGTTGGGCGGGATTGTTCGGGATCGCGACGCTTCCGAAGGCTCGGGGCAAGGGCGCGGCGCGTGCGGTGGTCGCCGCGCTGGCCCGCTGGGCCGCCGCGCGGCATGCCGACCACCTCTATCTCCAGGTGGAGCGGGACAACGTCACGGCCCGGCGCCTCTACGCGCGCGCCGGCTTCACCGAACTCTGCGGCTACCACTACCGCACGGCGACGGGTCCCGAAGGCGACTCGTAA
- a CDS encoding acetolactate synthase large subunit → MTSATSRSDTTAGSTPNPASPANSGPRPKPAPPAGTPVRVTGAQSLVRSLEAVGVEVVFGIPGGTILPAYDPLLDSAKVRHILVRHEQGAGHAATGYAQATGKVGVCMATSGPGATNLVTPLADAYMDSVPVVAITGQQTRTLIGSDAFQEADICGITMPITKHNFLVTEPADIPRVIAEAFHLAGTGRPGPVLVDIPKDVLQETTSFVWPPEMRLPGYRPTLRPHGKQVREAARLITRAKRPVFYVGGGVIKAGASEQLRELAELTGIPVVTTLMARGAFPDSHPQHLGMPGMHGSVAAVAAMQRADLLVALGARFDDRVTGKLESFAPDATVVHADIDPAEISKNRKADVPIVGDCAEIITELIAAVKNETAEAEPADLSAWWLQLNSWRDTFPAGYEWPSDGTLAPQYVIERIGKLVGPDAIYAAGVGQHQMWAAQFISYEHPRSWINSGGLGTMGFAVPAAMGAQFGRPDKQVWAIDGDGCFQMTNQELATCAIEGAPIKVAVINNGNLGMVRQWQNLFYSERYSNTDLGTHKHRIPDFALLAEALGCAGLRCESKDAVDDTIRRAMEINDRPVVIDFVVGKDAQVWPMVAAGTSNDEIMAARGIRPLFDEDEVSQ, encoded by the coding sequence ATGACCAGCGCCACCTCGCGATCGGACACGACCGCCGGGTCGACCCCGAACCCGGCGTCACCCGCCAACTCTGGCCCCCGCCCCAAACCGGCCCCACCCGCAGGAACACCCGTTCGGGTGACGGGCGCGCAGTCTCTAGTCAGGTCACTCGAGGCCGTCGGAGTAGAGGTGGTCTTCGGCATTCCGGGTGGCACGATCCTTCCGGCGTACGACCCGCTCCTCGACTCCGCCAAGGTCCGGCACATCCTCGTGCGGCACGAGCAGGGCGCGGGACACGCGGCGACCGGATACGCGCAGGCCACCGGAAAGGTGGGCGTGTGCATGGCGACGTCCGGCCCCGGAGCGACCAACCTGGTGACGCCGCTTGCGGACGCCTACATGGACTCGGTGCCGGTGGTGGCCATCACCGGGCAGCAGACCCGGACGCTGATCGGCTCGGACGCGTTCCAGGAAGCCGACATCTGCGGCATCACCATGCCCATCACCAAGCACAACTTCCTCGTCACCGAGCCCGCCGACATCCCGAGGGTGATCGCCGAGGCGTTCCATCTGGCGGGCACCGGCCGTCCCGGTCCCGTGCTGGTGGACATCCCCAAGGACGTGCTGCAGGAGACGACGTCGTTCGTGTGGCCGCCCGAGATGCGCCTGCCGGGATACCGGCCCACCCTGCGCCCGCACGGCAAGCAGGTCAGGGAAGCGGCCCGTCTCATCACGCGGGCGAAGCGACCCGTGTTCTACGTCGGTGGCGGGGTGATCAAGGCCGGTGCGTCCGAGCAGTTGCGGGAGCTGGCCGAGCTCACCGGGATCCCCGTGGTGACCACCTTGATGGCACGTGGCGCGTTCCCCGACTCCCACCCTCAGCACCTGGGGATGCCGGGCATGCACGGCTCGGTGGCGGCGGTCGCGGCGATGCAGCGCGCGGACCTGCTCGTGGCGCTGGGCGCGCGGTTCGACGACCGGGTGACGGGCAAGCTGGAGTCGTTCGCGCCCGACGCCACGGTGGTGCACGCCGACATCGACCCCGCGGAGATCTCCAAGAACCGCAAGGCCGACGTGCCGATCGTGGGTGACTGCGCCGAGATCATCACGGAGCTGATCGCGGCGGTGAAGAACGAGACGGCCGAGGCCGAACCGGCGGATCTGTCCGCGTGGTGGCTGCAGCTCAACTCGTGGCGGGACACGTTCCCCGCGGGCTACGAGTGGCCCTCCGACGGCACCCTCGCCCCGCAGTACGTCATCGAGCGCATCGGGAAACTCGTGGGACCCGACGCCATTTACGCGGCCGGGGTGGGACAGCACCAGATGTGGGCGGCCCAGTTCATCTCCTACGAGCATCCGCGGTCGTGGATCAACTCGGGGGGCCTCGGCACGATGGGCTTCGCCGTGCCCGCGGCGATGGGTGCCCAGTTCGGCAGGCCCGACAAGCAGGTGTGGGCCATCGACGGCGACGGCTGTTTCCAGATGACCAACCAGGAACTCGCCACCTGCGCCATCGAGGGCGCGCCCATCAAGGTGGCCGTCATCAACAACGGCAACCTCGGCATGGTGCGGCAGTGGCAGAACCTCTTCTACTCGGAGCGGTACTCGAACACCGACCTCGGTACGCACAAGCACCGCATCCCGGACTTCGCGCTGCTGGCCGAGGCGCTCGGCTGCGCGGGGCTGCGCTGTGAGAGCAAGGACGCCGTCGACGACACCATCCGCAGGGCCATGGAGATCAACGACCGTCCGGTCGTGATCGACTTCGTGGTGGGCAAGGACGCGCAGGTGTGGCCGATGGTGGCCGCGGGCACGAGCAATGACGAGATCATGGCGGCGCGAGGAATCCGGCCGCTGTTCGACGAGGACGAGGTGTCGCAGTGA